One segment of Streptomyces sp. NBC_00576 DNA contains the following:
- a CDS encoding 1,4-beta-glucanase, whose protein sequence is MSSSRPSRRAVLAASAAVAAVSAVSLSGTAAQAAQAASAAAAPAYRWRTAVIGGTGFVTGVLFHPSVRGLAYARTDIGGAYRWDERAARWTALTDQLGWDDWNLLGVEAIAVDPAHPNRVYLSLGTYAQSWAGNGAVLRSEDRGATWARTDLTVKLGANEDGRGAGERLLVDPRDSDTLWLGTRHDGLLKSTDRGATWAAASTFPATPSTSGQGVTFLVAAGRTVYAGWGDGDGNGTAGTANLYRTSDGTTWEAVPGQPVGTTSAKVPIRAAYDKHTRDLYVTYGNAPGPNGQSDGSVHRLRTTTGSWTDVTPVKPGGTTTDGSADTFAYGGVAVDACRAGTVVVSTNNRWADIDTVFRSTNGGRTWTSLKDSAVFDVSETPFLKWGSDKPKFGWWIQALALDPYDSRHIVYGTGATLYGTRDLKHWAPQIRGLEETSVRQLISPPVGEAHLLSGLGDIGVMYHERLTASPSRGMASNPVFGSATGLAQAAAKPSYVVRTGWGDNGNGAFSRDGGRSWAPFAAQPDIAKNAPGPIATNADGSVLLWTFVHWDGTKYPAHRSTDNGTTWSEISSIPKGATPVADPADPTHFYAYDTDTGTLYASTDSGLSFTARAVGLPSGDSQFELVAAPERSGDLWLSVKWNGLHRSTDGGVTFTKVASCWASYTLGFGRAAEGAAYPAIYLVGSTDTITAVYRSDDEAKTWTRINDDAHQWGWTGEVITGDPRIHGRVYLATNGRGIQYGEPV, encoded by the coding sequence ATGTCTTCGTCCCGTCCGAGTAGACGTGCCGTTCTTGCTGCGAGCGCCGCCGTTGCCGCGGTCTCCGCCGTCTCTCTCTCCGGTACGGCGGCCCAGGCTGCCCAGGCGGCCTCGGCTGCCGCCGCGCCCGCCTACCGCTGGCGCACCGCCGTCATCGGGGGCACCGGATTCGTCACCGGCGTGCTCTTCCACCCGTCCGTCCGCGGTCTCGCCTACGCCCGGACCGACATCGGCGGCGCCTACCGGTGGGACGAGCGGGCCGCCCGCTGGACCGCGCTGACCGATCAACTCGGGTGGGACGACTGGAACCTCCTCGGTGTCGAGGCGATCGCGGTCGATCCCGCGCACCCCAACCGCGTCTACCTCTCCCTCGGCACCTACGCCCAGTCGTGGGCCGGGAACGGCGCGGTCCTGCGGTCCGAGGACCGGGGTGCGACCTGGGCCCGTACCGACCTGACCGTGAAACTCGGGGCCAACGAGGACGGGCGGGGCGCCGGCGAGCGGCTGCTCGTCGACCCGCGCGACAGTGACACCCTGTGGCTGGGCACCCGGCACGACGGACTGCTCAAGTCCACCGACCGGGGCGCCACCTGGGCAGCCGCGAGCACCTTCCCGGCCACCCCGAGCACGAGCGGCCAGGGCGTCACCTTCCTGGTCGCGGCCGGCCGTACCGTCTACGCCGGGTGGGGCGACGGCGACGGCAACGGAACCGCCGGTACGGCCAACCTGTACCGCACCTCCGACGGCACGACCTGGGAAGCCGTACCCGGACAGCCGGTCGGCACCACCTCCGCCAAGGTTCCGATCCGCGCCGCCTACGACAAGCACACCCGCGACCTGTACGTGACGTACGGCAACGCGCCCGGGCCCAACGGCCAGTCGGACGGGAGCGTGCACAGGCTGCGCACCACGACCGGCAGCTGGACGGACGTGACCCCGGTCAAGCCGGGCGGGACCACCACCGACGGCTCCGCCGACACCTTCGCCTATGGCGGAGTCGCCGTCGACGCCTGCCGGGCCGGGACCGTCGTCGTCTCCACCAACAACCGCTGGGCCGACATCGACACGGTGTTCCGCTCCACGAACGGCGGCCGTACCTGGACGTCCCTCAAGGACAGCGCTGTGTTCGACGTGTCCGAGACTCCTTTCCTCAAGTGGGGCAGCGACAAGCCGAAGTTCGGCTGGTGGATCCAGGCCCTTGCCCTCGACCCGTACGACTCCAGGCACATCGTGTACGGAACCGGCGCGACTCTCTACGGCACCCGTGACCTCAAGCACTGGGCCCCGCAGATCCGCGGCCTGGAGGAGACGTCCGTGCGCCAGCTGATCTCGCCCCCGGTCGGGGAGGCGCACCTGCTCAGCGGACTCGGGGACATCGGCGTGATGTACCACGAGCGGCTCACGGCGTCTCCGTCGCGCGGCATGGCGTCGAACCCCGTGTTCGGGTCGGCGACGGGACTCGCCCAGGCCGCGGCCAAGCCGTCGTACGTCGTCCGGACAGGGTGGGGCGACAACGGCAACGGGGCGTTCTCCCGCGACGGCGGGCGGAGCTGGGCGCCCTTCGCTGCCCAGCCCGACATCGCCAAGAACGCACCGGGGCCGATCGCCACCAACGCCGACGGCAGCGTGCTGCTGTGGACCTTCGTGCACTGGGACGGCACGAAGTACCCAGCCCACCGCTCCACGGACAACGGCACGACCTGGTCCGAGATCTCCTCCATCCCGAAGGGCGCCACGCCGGTCGCCGACCCGGCCGACCCGACGCACTTCTACGCATACGACACCGACACAGGAACGCTATACGCCAGCACTGACAGTGGCCTCTCGTTCACTGCGCGTGCGGTCGGGCTGCCCTCCGGCGACAGCCAGTTCGAGCTGGTCGCGGCGCCGGAAAGGTCCGGTGACCTGTGGCTGAGCGTCAAGTGGAACGGGCTCCACCGGTCCACCGACGGAGGGGTCACCTTCACCAAGGTCGCCAGCTGCTGGGCGTCGTACACGCTCGGGTTCGGCCGGGCCGCCGAGGGCGCCGCCTACCCGGCGATCTACCTGGTCGGTTCCACCGACACCATCACCGCCGTGTACCGCTCCGACGACGAGGCGAAGACCTGGACGCGGATCAACGACGACGCCCATCAGTGGGGGTGGACCGGCGAGGTGATCACCGGCGACCCGCGGATCCACGGCCGCGTCTACCTCGCCACCAACGGGCGGGGCATCCAGTACGGGGAGCCCGTCTGA
- a CDS encoding carbohydrate ABC transporter permease codes for MWEPRQDTEPVQQKAPRWWEAPPRPAWEEEPSKAGLAGKGIALAFACLAVIFPLWIVLVTSLSSRKTIDEAGGLVIVPKGLSFIAYQELLSGGQVTRAALVSIFVTLVGTLFSMAVSIMCAYGLSRSGSLAHRGILMTLLATMFFSAGLIPTYLLVQSLGLTDSYLALILPSAVSIFNILVLRGFFMGISPELIDSARIDGAGDFRILWQIVLPLSRAVVAVITLFYAVGYWSAWFNASLYLNNQDMMPLQNIMIQLVQKQEAPVGLGQAIKTGQLSGLAVQMAVMVMALLPVAVLSPFVQRHFKKGMLTGAIKG; via the coding sequence ATGTGGGAGCCCCGCCAGGACACCGAGCCGGTACAGCAGAAGGCGCCCCGCTGGTGGGAAGCGCCTCCGCGCCCGGCATGGGAGGAAGAGCCCTCGAAGGCCGGCCTCGCGGGCAAGGGCATCGCCCTGGCGTTCGCCTGCCTGGCGGTGATCTTCCCCCTGTGGATCGTGCTCGTCACCAGTCTCTCCTCGCGCAAGACCATCGACGAGGCGGGCGGCCTCGTGATCGTGCCCAAGGGCCTCAGCTTCATCGCCTACCAGGAACTGCTCAGCGGCGGCCAGGTCACCCGTGCCGCGCTCGTCAGCATCTTCGTCACCCTGGTCGGCACGCTGTTCTCGATGGCGGTGTCCATCATGTGCGCCTACGGCCTGTCCCGCAGCGGCTCCCTCGCCCACCGCGGGATCCTGATGACGCTGCTGGCGACCATGTTCTTCAGCGCCGGCCTCATCCCCACCTATCTGCTGGTGCAGTCCCTCGGCCTGACGGACAGCTATCTCGCGCTGATCCTGCCGAGCGCGGTGAGCATCTTCAACATCCTGGTGCTGCGGGGCTTCTTCATGGGGATCTCGCCGGAACTCATCGACAGTGCGCGCATCGACGGCGCCGGTGACTTCCGCATCCTGTGGCAGATCGTCCTGCCGCTGTCCCGTGCGGTGGTCGCGGTGATCACGCTGTTCTACGCGGTGGGGTACTGGAGCGCCTGGTTCAACGCGTCGCTCTACCTCAACAACCAGGACATGATGCCGCTGCAGAACATCATGATCCAGCTTGTACAGAAGCAGGAGGCTCCGGTCGGTCTGGGGCAGGCCATCAAGACCGGTCAGCTGTCGGGGCTGGCCGTGCAGATGGCCGTCATGGTGATGGCCCTTCTTCCGGTGGCGGTTCTCTCGCCGTTCGTGCAGCGCCACTTCAAGAAGGGCATGTTGACCGGCGCGATCAAGGGCTGA
- a CDS encoding ABC transporter permease translates to MSHGTVPRSSAEASTPVKTPVASDDATDTPKVRSSGKLSLRLRYRRDRVMILMTLPAIALVLVFNYLPILGNIVAFQDYDPYISDNGIVSILHSPFVGLENFQRIFEDSAFWNAVQNTLVLFFVQLVLFFPIPILLALLINSVVRPRIRAVAQAVLYLPHFFSWVLVIAVFQQMFGGAGMLSQLLRQNGYDGLNIMTNPDTFPFLITAQSVWKDAGWGIIVFLAALASVPTDHYEAAAMDGAGRWRRMWHVTLPALRPVIALLLVLRVGDALTVGFEQILLQRDGVGTDAGEILDTFVWWNGVRNQDFGYAAAAGLIKGVVSIGLVLAANKVAHLMGEQGVYKK, encoded by the coding sequence GTGTCCCACGGCACGGTGCCTCGGAGCAGTGCCGAGGCCAGCACACCGGTGAAGACCCCGGTGGCGTCCGACGACGCCACCGACACCCCGAAGGTACGGAGTTCGGGGAAGCTGAGCCTCCGGCTCAGGTACAGACGCGACCGCGTCATGATCCTCATGACGCTGCCTGCCATCGCGCTGGTCCTGGTCTTCAACTATCTGCCGATCCTCGGCAACATCGTCGCCTTCCAGGACTACGACCCCTACATCAGCGACAACGGCATCGTCTCCATCCTGCACAGCCCCTTCGTCGGCCTGGAGAACTTCCAGCGGATCTTCGAGGACTCGGCCTTCTGGAACGCCGTCCAGAACACCCTGGTGCTGTTCTTCGTCCAGCTAGTGCTGTTCTTCCCGATCCCGATCCTGCTCGCGCTGCTCATCAACAGCGTGGTCAGGCCCCGAATACGGGCCGTCGCGCAGGCGGTCCTCTACCTGCCGCACTTCTTCTCCTGGGTGCTGGTCATCGCCGTCTTCCAGCAGATGTTCGGCGGCGCGGGGATGCTCTCCCAACTGCTGCGGCAGAACGGGTACGACGGCCTCAACATCATGACCAACCCGGACACCTTCCCCTTCCTGATCACCGCGCAGAGTGTGTGGAAGGACGCCGGCTGGGGGATCATCGTCTTCCTCGCCGCGCTGGCCTCGGTGCCCACGGACCACTACGAGGCCGCCGCCATGGACGGCGCCGGACGCTGGCGCCGCATGTGGCACGTCACGCTGCCCGCCCTGCGTCCGGTGATCGCCCTCCTCCTCGTGCTGCGCGTCGGCGACGCCCTGACCGTCGGGTTCGAACAGATCCTGCTGCAACGCGACGGCGTCGGAACGGACGCCGGGGAGATCCTCGACACCTTCGTGTGGTGGAACGGCGTACGCAACCAGGACTTCGGCTACGCGGCCGCCGCCGGTCTCATCAAGGGCGTGGTCAGCATCGGTCTGGTCCTCGCCGCGAACAAGGTGGCCCATCTCATGGGCGAGCAGGGGGTGTACAAGAAATGA
- a CDS encoding substrate-binding domain-containing protein: protein MTPNASSASSVPSRRSFLASTAVVTAAVAGGMPLLAACGGSDSKSREGTTSGKDAKKILPAFVASNVVQPDIPSKNGSSMGFTAPLDIATLKTSVAKKLGSGGKVTIMSPFWGSPPKGNNPYYTSMNDLIGVDVQWRNQDGNTYDQKLGAVLASSDVPDVVVIPGWNMMGKIPSAIAGKMADLGPYLSGDKVKEYPNLAAIPTGAWQRSIFGGKLMGLPMPSPSVQNIVPLYRQDIFEKEGYEVPRSSDEFMALCKDITNARAKRWACGDMKWTAMNNFGVFSGGEKPLWWEMVDGKLVNRLETPQYLEAIEWMRKLFAAGVVHPDFELGKSSATDPAPKFAAGEFLIWNNNLVNWYGQQASLSTQNPDVKVWGMDIWNHDGGDPTLYAANPAGIFAFVSKKASESVIRDVLAVANVTAAPYGTKEWMMTNYGVEGTHYTLKDGVPVKNDKGNNEVLNAYVMVASPAPTIAHPDLPDYTKAMVEWEQRTGAFTKKSPFWGLQITEPARYTNLANDFEQLEDDIIRGHKKISDMQQAVSDWKSKGGDGLRDWYKKLLDENGTAAS, encoded by the coding sequence ATGACGCCGAACGCCTCCTCCGCCTCCTCCGTACCGAGCCGGAGAAGCTTCCTCGCCTCCACCGCGGTCGTCACCGCAGCGGTCGCGGGCGGGATGCCGCTGCTCGCCGCCTGCGGAGGCTCGGACAGCAAGTCGCGCGAGGGCACCACGTCGGGCAAGGACGCGAAGAAGATCCTGCCGGCCTTCGTGGCCAGCAATGTGGTGCAGCCGGACATCCCGTCCAAGAACGGTTCGTCGATGGGCTTCACCGCCCCGCTCGACATCGCCACGCTCAAGACGTCGGTGGCGAAGAAGCTCGGCAGCGGCGGCAAGGTCACCATCATGTCGCCGTTCTGGGGCTCGCCGCCGAAGGGGAACAACCCCTACTACACGTCGATGAACGACCTGATCGGCGTCGACGTCCAGTGGCGGAACCAGGACGGCAACACCTACGACCAGAAGCTCGGCGCGGTACTCGCCTCCAGCGACGTCCCGGACGTGGTCGTCATCCCCGGCTGGAACATGATGGGCAAGATACCCAGCGCCATCGCCGGCAAGATGGCCGACCTCGGCCCGTACCTGTCCGGCGACAAGGTCAAGGAGTACCCGAACCTCGCGGCGATCCCCACCGGCGCCTGGCAGCGCTCCATCTTCGGCGGCAAGCTGATGGGCCTGCCGATGCCTTCTCCGTCGGTCCAGAACATCGTGCCCCTCTACCGTCAGGACATCTTCGAGAAGGAGGGCTACGAGGTCCCGCGGTCCTCCGACGAGTTCATGGCCCTGTGCAAGGACATCACCAATGCCCGCGCCAAGCGGTGGGCCTGCGGTGACATGAAGTGGACCGCGATGAACAACTTCGGCGTGTTCAGCGGTGGGGAGAAGCCGCTCTGGTGGGAGATGGTCGACGGCAAGCTGGTCAACCGCCTCGAAACCCCGCAGTACCTCGAAGCCATCGAGTGGATGCGCAAGCTGTTCGCCGCCGGAGTCGTCCACCCCGACTTCGAGTTGGGCAAGAGCTCGGCCACCGACCCGGCCCCCAAGTTCGCCGCCGGCGAGTTCCTGATCTGGAACAACAACCTCGTCAACTGGTACGGCCAGCAGGCCTCCCTGTCCACCCAGAACCCCGACGTCAAGGTCTGGGGCATGGACATCTGGAACCACGACGGCGGTGACCCGACGCTGTACGCGGCCAACCCGGCCGGCATCTTCGCCTTCGTCAGCAAGAAGGCCTCCGAATCCGTCATCCGCGACGTGCTGGCGGTCGCCAACGTCACCGCGGCGCCGTACGGCACCAAGGAATGGATGATGACCAACTACGGCGTCGAGGGCACGCACTACACCCTCAAGGACGGCGTGCCGGTCAAGAACGACAAGGGCAACAACGAGGTCCTCAACGCCTACGTCATGGTGGCGAGCCCCGCCCCGACCATCGCCCACCCCGATCTCCCGGACTACACCAAGGCCATGGTCGAGTGGGAGCAGCGGACAGGCGCCTTCACCAAGAAGTCGCCCTTCTGGGGCCTGCAGATCACCGAGCCCGCCCGCTACACCAACCTCGCCAACGACTTCGAGCAGCTCGAGGACGACATCATCCGCGGCCACAAGAAGATCAGCGACATGCAGCAGGCCGTCTCCGACTGGAAGAGCAAGGGCGGCGACGGGCTGCGCGACTGGTACAAGAAGCTGCTCGACGAGAACGGCACGGCGGCGAGCTGA